GACGCAGAGATAATAAAAAATTTTCTTTTTTCTCTGCGTCTCTGCGCCTCCGCGTTAAAATCTTCATTAGAATTTCAAACCTGCTGCACGGGCCGCTTCCGCCAATGCTTTCACGCGACCGTGATACAAATAACCGCTGCGATCAAAGGTGACTGCATCGATTCCTTTTTGTTTGCATTTTTCAGCCATCAGTTCTCCAACCAGTTTTGCTGCTTCCTTGTTTCCGGTCTTACCGGCCTTTCCTTTGATCTCCAAACTCGATGCAGAAAGCAACGTTTTGCCGCTTCTATCATCAATTGCCTGAACATAAATATGATTCAGACTGCGATATACGCACAATCTTGGCATATCGGGATTTCCCGAAATCTTTCTCCTCAATCTCATTTTTCTTCTGAGGCGGGCGTCTTCTTTTGTTTTAATCTTAGGCATACATCACTCCTGCTTACGCTTTCTTCTTTCCTTCCTTCAGCTTCATACGCTCATCCGCATATTTGATCCCTTTTCCTTTGTACGGATCGGGCGGTCGCACGTTTCGAATATGCGCTGCGTACTGGCCCACTTTCTGTTTATCCGCGCCATGGAGCGAGAACTTATTTTTATTCTTTTCATCGAAAGTAATTTGAAGATCTTCCGGTAATTCGATTTCAACGGGATGCGAATAGCCAACTGTGAACACGAGTTTTTTCTTTTCGAGAGCTACGCGATAACCGATGCCCACGATCTCAAAGTCCTTTTTGAATCCTTCTGTTACTCCTTTAACTGCATTCGATACCAGCGCGCGCATCGTGCCGTGCAGCGCACGATCCGATTTCTCTTCAGAAGGCCTTTTGCAAACGATGCCTTCTTTTCCTTTTTCAATTGTGATCCGTGAATTCATGGGAACCGTGATGAGCCCTTTAGGTCCTTTGACTTCCACGCGGGCATCTTTGATTTGCACCTGAACTCCCAAAGGAACTGAAATTACCTTATTACCAATTCGAGACATGTTTTTACCCTTTGTTAACCGCCAAGGCACAAGCGTCTGCGCGTAGCGAGTCTTCGCGTCTACGCGTAGACTCAGAGACGCGCGACGCGGAGACACAATTGTCTTGGCGGTTCATCTTTATTACCAAATTTCGCAGAGGACCTCGCCGCCGACTCCCTGCTTGTGCGTTTCGTGACCGGTCATGATTCCTTTGGATGTAGAGACGATAGCAACGCCGAGGCCTCCCATCACTTTTGGCACTTTTTCGCTAACGGCATAAATTCTGCAGCCAGGCCTGCTCACCTGTTTCAGTCCGGTGATGACAGATGCACCATCTGCGTACTTCAAGAATATTCGAATGCTTCCCTGTACTGCATCTTCCTGCACTTTGTAATTGGCAATGAATCCTTCTTCTTTTAGAATCTTCGTTATTTCCACTTTTACTCTGGAGGAAGGAATATCCACCTTTTCATGTCCTGCAGAAATTGCATTGCGGATTCGAATCAAGTAATCCGCAATTGGATCAGTCACGCTCATATACTTACCTCACTTCTTTTTTTAACCGCCAAGGCGCCAAGTTCGCCAAGTGAAAACAAAATAAATCTTTCTTGGCGTTCTTGGCGTCCTGGCGGTTCAACTCACCAGCTCGCTTTTGTTACGCCGGGAATTTCTCCCTGTAGAGCCAGTTTTCGGAAACAGATTCTGCACAGATCGAATTTGCGCAAATAAGCACGGGGCCGCCCGCACAGCGGGCACCTGTGATATTTGCGTGCCGAAAACTTTGGCTCTCTACGGCTTTTCACTTTTAACGCAAGTCTTGCCATAAATGATTTCTCACTACTTCCTGAAAGGCAGGCCCAAATGTGCCAGCAACGTTCTGGCTTCCTCATCTGATCTTGCCGATGTAACAAACGTTATGTTCATTCCTCTCATCTTATCGACTTTTGTATAGTCGATTTCCGGAAAGATGAGTTGATCTTTCAGGCCGAGAGTGTAATTCCCACGACCATCAAAGGCATCCGGATTCAAGCCCTTAAAATCGCGAACACGCGGAAGCGCAATGCTTACGAGGCGATCAAGAAATTCATACATACGATCGCCGCGCAAAGTTACCGAAGCTCCGATCGGCATCCCTTCGCGAAGCTTAAAAGATGAAATCGCTTTCCGCGCCCGCCGGATCACAGCTTTTTGTCCCGTGATTCTGCCGATCTCATCGACCGCGTAATCAAGCACTTTAATATTCCTGGAAGCTTCACCGACTCCCATATTCACAACAATCTTCCGCAGCCGGGGCACTGCCATGGCATTCGGGTACTGCTCCCGCTGCAAAAGCAGAGCCAGGATTTCGCCTTTGAATTTCTCTTTTAGCCGGGGAACCGGACCTTTTCCGGATACTTCCACCTGTTCCTGTTTCTCTTCTTTTTTTGCTTTCTTCTCTTTTACTTCCTTAGCCATTGTTACCTATCCTTACTTTTCCAGAGTGCCACCGCACTTCGCGCAAATGCGCTGTCTGCTGCCGTCCTCCAAAGAACGATGTTTCACTCGTGTTTGTTTTCCACATTCCGGACACACGATCATCAGATTCGAGGCGCGAATAGGGGTCTCCTGCTGGGTGATTCCCGCTTGAACTCCCTTTGCCGGATTCGCTTTTGTATGTTTCTTGCGAAAATTAATTCCTTCCACAATTGCCGTACCTTTCTCCGACTGGACCCGCAAGACCTTTCCCAGTTTGCCGCGGTCCTTTCCGGCAATCACTTTTACCTGATCATTTTTCCTGACATGAATTCTCATAAATCCTAAATAACCTCCGGCGCCAGCGAGATAATTTTCATGAACTTGCGGTCGCGAAGTTCACGGGCGACAGGTCCGAAAACGCGCGTTCCTATCGGTTCGTTCGCCTGATTGATGAGAACAGCAGCATTATCATCGAAGCGGATGTACGATCCGTCTTTTCTGCGCGTTTCTTTTCTTACACGCACAATCACTGCGCGAACCACTTCGCCTTTTTTTACGTTTCCTTCCGGGACTGCTTCTTTCACGTTTGCGGTGATGATATCGCCGAGTCCCGCATAACGGCCCGTAGAACCACCTAGCGGCAGGATGCAGCTGATCCGCTTTGCGCC
The genomic region above belongs to bacterium and contains:
- a CDS encoding type Z 30S ribosomal protein S14, which gives rise to MARLALKVKSRREPKFSARKYHRCPLCGRPRAYLRKFDLCRICFRKLALQGEIPGVTKASW
- the rplR gene encoding 50S ribosomal protein L18 gives rise to the protein MPKIKTKEDARLRRKMRLRRKISGNPDMPRLCVYRSLNHIYVQAIDDRSGKTLLSASSLEIKGKAGKTGNKEAAKLVGELMAEKCKQKGIDAVTFDRSGYLYHGRVKALAEAARAAGLKF
- the rplX gene encoding 50S ribosomal protein L24, which gives rise to MRIHVRKNDQVKVIAGKDRGKLGKVLRVQSEKGTAIVEGINFRKKHTKANPAKGVQAGITQQETPIRASNLMIVCPECGKQTRVKHRSLEDGSRQRICAKCGGTLEK
- the rplE gene encoding 50S ribosomal protein L5; translated protein: MAKEVKEKKAKKEEKQEQVEVSGKGPVPRLKEKFKGEILALLLQREQYPNAMAVPRLRKIVVNMGVGEASRNIKVLDYAVDEIGRITGQKAVIRRARKAISSFKLREGMPIGASVTLRGDRMYEFLDRLVSIALPRVRDFKGLNPDAFDGRGNYTLGLKDQLIFPEIDYTKVDKMRGMNITFVTSARSDEEARTLLAHLGLPFRK
- the rpsH gene encoding 30S ribosomal protein S8, which translates into the protein MSVTDPIADYLIRIRNAISAGHEKVDIPSSRVKVEITKILKEEGFIANYKVQEDAVQGSIRIFLKYADGASVITGLKQVSRPGCRIYAVSEKVPKVMGGLGVAIVSTSKGIMTGHETHKQGVGGEVLCEIW
- the rplF gene encoding 50S ribosomal protein L6 — protein: MSRIGNKVISVPLGVQVQIKDARVEVKGPKGLITVPMNSRITIEKGKEGIVCKRPSEEKSDRALHGTMRALVSNAVKGVTEGFKKDFEIVGIGYRVALEKKKLVFTVGYSHPVEIELPEDLQITFDEKNKNKFSLHGADKQKVGQYAAHIRNVRPPDPYKGKGIKYADERMKLKEGKKKA
- the rplN gene encoding 50S ribosomal protein L14, which encodes MIQMRTILTVADNSGAKRISCILPLGGSTGRYAGLGDIITANVKEAVPEGNVKKGEVVRAVIVRVRKETRRKDGSYIRFDDNAAVLINQANEPIGTRVFGPVARELRDRKFMKIISLAPEVI